A stretch of DNA from Bombus huntii isolate Logan2020A chromosome 15, iyBomHunt1.1, whole genome shotgun sequence:
TCTCACGATATTACGTAGGACGATATATCAAAAAGGGTACGGTTAAGTATCTCTGAAATTTCCCTTTGACAATGTACGGATACAAAAGGCGAAGGAAATGATTCACCTAAAGTCAGTTTCTTTATCGTTTTATCCTAATATTCGAAGGAAAAGATTTAACGTGCAGGGTAAAATTGTCTGAtgctttgaaaattttaaaacatgGGAATTTGTTCAATTGCTATATCTTCTTAACTAAAAGATTTAATCtatgtatttttcaaaaagaatttttcaatttctctctctctctctctgtttctttttcttttaacaaaaattgaaattatccTCTACCTATATATCTAGACTATCGTAGTGAAAGGGTTAAGATAACAAGTCACTGAAAAATGCGGAGAAACTTCCGGTAACACTAACGATAGAAGCTGATCATACAATAACATCTCTTTCTCCATTCAAAAGTAAAAATCGTGTCTCTTGCCATCAATATTCGTACCGAACAATTGCCATCAATTTAAACAAAACCTAAATCTCTGCAAATTTCCGCTAAAAACAATAGTCAAACTCGGAATACCTTACCCTCTCTCATCCAAACTTACAAATCGTATTTCTTAGCATCAATATTCtttatacaaataaaagcCAAATATGTCTACAACAGCAACCACGTATTCACAGTACGTTTCTTGCCAGGAAATCTCATCAAAGTGTACGCGACATCAGTCTCCCTTGTCAAATCAAAGAATAAACGAATACCGAAAAAAATCGTCCCCCTGTTTGGCCGACCAACACGTTGCTCTCCTGAAAACGGGATCTGCATGCACACGGGCGCTCTTATGCACACAAACACACATACATACGCacacagagaaagagagagagagaaagagagagagagaaagagagagagagaacagGGCGAGGGTCGCCAAGGCTAATTGAAATCGGAGGAAACCGCTCGTGACGTTTCCCCGCGGCCGGCCGCGACGAAGCGGCAACACAAATTTTATTACGGCGCGCCTCTATCCACTTCGTTAGATACCACTTTGTTTATCATTCGCGGATATTAAAATCGGCCTGGTGTTTCATAAATGTGCATCACACACCCACAAAACACGAACACGTACGTACATCGTCCGATTTCCATAAATCCGTGCGACATTCTTTTTTActtgtctctctctcttttggTATCTTTCAACCCACTCTGGCCTACGTTCTTTTTTGGAGAACGCGGCTCTCGGTGTACCTACGGAACGAATTCGAGATTAAAATCCACGCTCGCTAAGGATTTCAACGTTCGAGCGAACAAAACTCTTTTTCATCGTCCTCTGCGGTGGATACGCGGAATTATTACCTACATGGTATTTTTTCGCTAATTGCCGCGCCATGAACGAGCGTCCTCGAGCGACGGAGAATGATTGAAAACCGGGCCGGTAGAGATCGATGTAACGGCGGAATTATGTCAAAGCCCGGCCGCGCgttattaaatatagattttttAATCGGCCACGAGCACCGGCCAATTGTGatcaaatatttgtaattttatcaGGCTTGATGGGGTAGCGTTCGAGCACCGTTCGATTCAATCATACCGACGAATGATTTTTCGGTATTCGTTTATCTAGCTTTGTGAAACAGATTTTTAAATGCTTTATTTGAAGTTAGAATAGGCCACTAGAATGAGGCATCGTTGCTTCAAAGTATCTTGACTATTTCTCCTAGGAAACCGAATCAAACGCCGCGTTCTCCAAAAAATTCTATCGAAACGAAGGACAGAATCGCAGCATGTATCGTGGCATAAAAACGAGGGGAAAAAAAGCATATGCACCTTCtacgtgtatgtatgtacatcgTAGCTATACGCGCGTGTGAAACAGAGACAGATTCCGGGTAGTAACCAGCCGGAAAGcaggaagaagaaaggaacgatcgcgagaaagaggaagagcgaTACGAGGCAGCCGGAAAGAGAAGCGACGGTTAACCTGGCGGGGGTGAAAGAGGGAAGGAGACAGTTTACCAGGGGATAGGGGGTGAGACCCCACAAAGGCAGTGGGGCTCTTTTGATTCGCGAGCTAATTGGAATGCCGCGGATGCCAACGACGATGGAACACCGGGGGTTGGGTTACCCCCTCTGCACGGGGGTGGAGGGTCCCAGGGGGTTCTTGGAAGTACCGGTGTAACCCCAGGGATAGGCGGAGCTTACATCTCGCGCAGGGGGTGTAGCTCGAGATATCGAGGCTTATCACCTCTGCCGCTcttttctctccctctttgTTGCTTTCTCGCGCGGCGAATTTCTATCGCGTCGTGATTCCTTCCCGCGAAATAATCTTACTTATACTGCAACTGGGATACGGTTCGATTCAACTGAGTTCGATATACATAATAGGATGGTTTGATGGTGTCTCTGCAGGTTTTATTGTCTGATTAGAAGATGATTTTCTTAATACACTTTTAGTATCTTGAAATAAGGGATAAGAGATATTAGGGTGGATTAGTATGTAGAGCAATTTAATTTTGGTTGATATCTTGTAGCTTCTGTGGGCAAAGAAAACTCTATGTTACTGTTGAATTATACAGTTTAAGTGGAAGGCGAGGAAAGTGTcaagaaaaggaaaagttCAAATAACAGAGTAAAAAGAATAATTAGATAAAACATGCGGTAGAAAATGCTGGTACAATTTTTCCTACCTCTTAAGGAAATTCCAAGTATATCCAAAATAAAAGTGCAGACGAGAATAAACAAAAACTAACAATCACTTGTTCTTTATATTAAAGATCTTTATTTCTGATATATACTTACATTGTATGTTATTTCGCTTCCTTTATTTTAGATTAGATTTATTGGATTCAAttcatattataaaaattggagATCTCATGAGTGAAGATTTTGCTGTATGATTCTACTACTACAGAGACAGCATCgtatttttcacattttttacTTCCAATCTCTTTAGCGTGACCTATTTCCTAAATGCGACATTTTTACCATCGTTTAATGTGTATTTGTTTCAACAGAGCAAATTTAAAACAATTCTAGTCGTTCGCGCTTCAAGAACGAGATTGCTTACCTCCATATCGGCTTACCACCTGCACAATCGAACCGAAACATCGAGTCGAAGGAATTAACGTTAGTCACGACTCTATTAACGCGATTATTGTCTAATGGAGGCAAACGTTGCATCGAACGGAGGCCGATTTGACAAACAGATTAGACAGTGGGGCATCTTTCATTCCCGATCGATATCACTGATGCTTCCAGCTTGATAGCGAAGTTCGTATGATTCTCCATCGAAGGTTTGCTTTCTTTGTGGCCCTTTGACATGGGTCGACGGCTAATTTATCACGTCGACAAAAGGGCTGCACGTAACGAGCGAATATTAGTTACCGACGTCATCCGCGTCAGATTTTTCCATCATGGAATTTCGTTGCCGGATGGACGCGCGGATATCTCGCGACGATTACAATTTTCTGCCCGTTTCACGTTGGCTGACGTTCGATTTGCTTACGCTACTTGGCTCCGTGGAATTTAGAATCAGCAGAGGCAGAGAGAGAAAATCTTACTTCAGCAATTTTTCGTAGTCTTTTTTTCAGCAATTATACTGATATCGAAAAGTTCTTTCGGAATTAGATTAAAACAAAGGTAGACGAATATAAGATTGCATGTGATGTCTATATACatagtaattaattataaagcTAGAAACgaatgtttttaaaaattttgtatactaCTTTAGACTAACCACAGTTCAAATAATGTACCTATTCCTAGATATGATAAAAAATTCACATAGTTGAAATCCAAATGATTGAAATGAATCCAAATATACTACAGTCCTccttacataaaaaatattagaataaatataaaacattatacgaatggaaaatataatatatattgatTCGTTAATAACAACTGTTGAGAGCGAGATTGAGATATAGAAATTCTAGGATAACAGCGTAGTTAAATGAACATGGCAATACAGCGATTGTATGCTTCTTCTAAACCCTTATATAAATCTGAAACTATATACAAGATTTAATTCCCCACCAATTTCCGCCGGAACGAAAAACAACAGAACCCCGGTTTCGAAGGGAAAGCTGGCTTCCTCATCCCACGGCGACCCGTTTTCCCGACTTTCGCCgcaataaataatatccgCTTTCGACGCTCCGATataataaagatattaagTTTAATTGAACAAAGCACGGCCTTCCGCCCGCGGTCAGAGAGCGACAGAGTTTCCCCgcgttattaatatttaaacaaaagCTCAGGCGAAAGCAGCCGCCTTTGTGGTTCGACAAAAAGCTGCACCCCGCTCGTACCTTCGCGAATAAAATTACGGAAAGAACGTAAGACACGCCGCTAATTAATTAGTACCAATTGCTGCACGGAAAAAGACGATTCGGAGAAAGTTCCTCCGGGGTTTGTTCTTCTACCCGTTCTGAACCGAGAAACCAGTCTGTTTCCGGTTTATTTTTGGTTCTAAGAgtacatattaaaattttaaccTTTGAAATTTCATGAATAATTTTATGGATTTTTTGTTTggattatattttgtattgctTTGCATGTTGAATCTTAATTATAGTTTCTCAAAAATTTGTTCTTGTGATGTTTCCAGATTTTTCTAGGATTCTTCTCtgtattttattgtttttgacttttaaatcgtatttcttaaattttgattaattttttgtattgatctattttattattttgtattgaATTTCACTAATTTTGGAAGAAACGTGAATTATGTTTCATAAAACAACAGATTTTCCTATTTAATTTTCGAACCTTTTGTAAGAaatagtttttaaatattgttgtTCTGCAAATCAACCTTGCGTGTTCCAATCCTTGAATTTTccttaagaaatataaatgttatatatttaattttcaaaatttgttattttcgaAAGAAACTTGGAAATGAAATTGGAATACACTGCGGGATACTTCCATGTTGCAGAATCATTATTCATCCATTACCTTTCTCTCCAACTCTTCCCAACGTGCTTCCACTTTCACCAAATTATTCTTCTCCCTAGGAAAGTCTTAAAAATCAATCTAGGAGGTACGGAATATCATTTTCCTCCGGTTCCTTCTACCATCTTGCCTCTTCTGTCAAACAACTTTCTCatctaataatatttcaaaaatcaaTCGCAACAATAAGGAATAATATGAGGACGAGATAAAGTAGACTGGGCTCGGTGCACAGATTCGAGGATTTATTCTTCTTGCGAACATGTACGCGTACATGTGTACACAGAAATCGTAATCGAAATCGTGGGTGTCTTGTATATACAGTCGATTTCGTGCCGAGGGGAACGGTGATATTACCATTTAGAAGATCATCGAACACCGAAGACGTGAAGCaaaagatttctttttttgacGGTCACGTTTAAAATCTAATCGATTTCACCTAATGCGTATGTACATCGTGCAACTAACGTTAGCCTCGGACAATACGTACAGTGTAACATCTACAAGACCCGAGAGGAcagttacaaaaatatatattacacaaCCAGTAGAAGGGAAACGATCGAATAGGAgcgattcttttctttttttttctttttttttttttattctttgctCTACGATGGCCTTTCCGTTGCTCTCGTGGATCGAGTCTCTCACGTTGATGAGTTGCAACGAAATGGACTTTGTTTCTACCTTGTTCGACACACACATCCTTAAACAGCGATACAAGGACGAATTCCTTATACGAAAATAGTCGCGAGAATCGCATGGAAACGAGGGAAAGGATTTTCGATCCTGAAATGTTACTAGAATGTTCGTGGGATTGCTTCAATGATTAAATTCTTTTCACAAGATTCgattcgatatttttttctcGAGTCCAACGCTTATACAATCTTCTCGGTTCGttgttcttcttctttgaTCTCCCGAGGAGTCAAAAAAACGATTTTATTCGACGTGTCGAAAAGATGTACGCGCAGTACCGTGAGAAGTGTGCAACGACCGTTTCAATTTTTCCGTGTACGCGTCCGTAAGTTTTCTTTGGTATCTCGATAAGGATCGCGGATAGTCGGTCGAGAGCTTGTCCTGGCTTTGCTCTGGCACCTCGTAGATAGTTGGGGATTTTACTTCGCGGGATCTGCGCGATTTCATGGTGTATAAGGGCGACGGGATGTCAGTGGCACCGCAGGGATCCTTGGAGTTGTACCTCACGTTGCAGCGGCCGCAGAATGTTTGCTCGTGGTTCTCGGACTCGTCGCCTGAACATTTGAAAGAAGAAATGGTAATCGGTTAAGAAATTGTGGCTTGCTTGAGACGAGTATTTTAtcgtttctattttataatttactatGTCTGTTCATTAACGTAAGTACTACAAAGTTTAATTAGAATCAAAATCTTACATTGTTTCATTTATGCATATACTAGACAgtatatttttatgcaaattcatatttttgaaaatattatttgagaAGTACAGATTctacagaaaaatatttcacctgttaaatattttcccgtgcaatttttcactttaaaatttcgtataaatGCGCAAAAACTGTCAGTATGATCCATGTATTCCATGACACGGTataatgaaatacaaaatacaatgcccaaaattccaaagtaTAACGATACAATATCAAAAAGCAGAGTTAAATACAGAATCTTACCGATTGGTCCCTTGATAGGAATATTCGCACAATCGTCGAATCTACAGCTATTCTTCAGAGGCGGTTCGTTCTTTTTGCTCGACAGGTTACCACAACGATTGCACCTTTTCGTTCTGTTCAACTCCGACTCTATCAGCCGATCCACATCCGGTTTAGTACGGGCTCGTCGAGTCGTATGGATCAACGTCGTCGTGTCGTCGTATCGATCAGGTTCGTTTCTCGATGACGACCATTGGCGATAGTTCGCAGGTTGCCGTCTCGGCGGACTTTTCAGCGACGTTCGGACGAAGTCTTCTTCTGATAAGGGCTCGGGTACTTCGTGCTCAGCCACGTTGCGGTAGTACCTAATCGGAACTACGTTTCAAAATAACGATCTTCCATTTCGAATCGAAGATCTTTAACTTGCTTCATAAATGAAACGAGTCCCGTTcatcaaataatttcaacacTATGGTTTCATTCTTAACAGTGATATTCTTCTTCCATTGGTTTGAATTTATTGTTAGAAAAATGTCTGATTTTATCGTTATGTGTGCAGGATTTAAATTgtgtgtatataaatataatttatgaacAATGTAATATGCTTCTAAAATCTGGTATCATACTTCAAAAACGTACTAAATTTATTCGAATAGTGTGAAGACGATGTTTTCAACTAAAACTTCAAAGTGTGTTTATGGAAGTAatgtaaaatgataaaaacagACGATGATTGTAAGAATCAAAGGCTACCAAATTAGTAAGTAAAATAACACGGAAGTGTCAACCTCCTTAAGattgaaacattttcaaaGAATTTCCGATCTTACCTGGGGGATGAAGGATGATTGTGTATCATAGCCACATGTTGCTGGTAACGAAGTTTTCGCGTATCTGGCTGCTGCTCTACGTTTCCCCATCGCTGTTGTCTCAGCAATGCCTCTGTTTTACCTCCTCTCGGAGATCTATGAGTCTGCGGTGACCCGTCAGATTCGTCGTCTATTTCATCGTCCGCTTCTTGTTCCTCGTAATCCTTGTCCAAGAATTCAGCTGGCACTTCGCGATCGTCCTCTGCCACGAAAAATTCCAAGTTTTAtaaactctctctctctttccctctctctctcttcccaTATGTTGTATTTCATAGCATCACGAAAATTATAGTATGTTATTTGTATCGGATTACAAATACacagaaatataatttaacttaaagaatttgaaactcaaataaaataaacctGTAAGTTCCTCTTCAACGTCTTCTACTATATGGTCTTCTATAAGATTTCCTAATCCTTCGTCggtaaatttcaatttatcgaTATCTCCCAGCTCATCGTCATAATGGGTCTTCCCCTTCGATGAAAATTTCGAGGAATAACTCGAGGAATGCTTATCTCGGTTGGGTTTAGAATGAGTCCGGATATGCGGTGCGTCGGTACTGTGAACCGA
This window harbors:
- the LOC126873603 gene encoding uncharacterized protein LOC126873603 isoform X3, which codes for MKQVENYKSKCIHSHLGTRDLPDSCWRHTQKRSQSFPISKISNLTYPKNTSVHSTDAPHIRTHSKPNRDKHSSSYSSKFSSKGKTHYDDELGDIDKLKFTDEGLGNLIEDHIVEDVEEELTEDDREVPAEFLDKDYEEQEADDEIDDESDGSPQTHRSPRGGKTEALLRQQRWGNVEQQPDTRKLRYQQHVAMIHNHPSSPRYYRNVAEHEVPEPLSEEDFVRTSLKSPPRRQPANYRQWSSSRNEPDRYDDTTTLIHTTRRARTKPDVDRLIESELNRTKRCNRCGNLSSKKNEPPLKNSCRFDDCANIPIKGPIGDESENHEQTFCGRCNVRYNSKDPCGATDIPSPLYTMKSRRSREVKSPTIYEVPEQSQDKLSTDYPRSLSRYQRKLTDAYTEKLKRSLHTSHGTARTSFRHVE
- the LOC126873603 gene encoding uncharacterized protein LOC126873603 isoform X2, which encodes MKQVENYKSKCIHSHLGTRDLPDSCWRHTQKRSQSFPISKISKNPESTTNYYSSSTSYKPQKSHVCSSLTYPKNTSVHSTDAPHIRTHSKPNRDKHSSSYSSKFSSKGKTHYDDELGDIDKLKFTDEGLGNLIEDHIVEDVEEELTEDDREVPAEFLDKDYEEQEADDEIDDESDGSPQTHRSPRGGKTEALLRQQRWGNVEQQPDTRKLRYQQHVAMIHNHPSSPRYYRNVAEHEVPEPLSEEDFVRTSLKSPPRRQPANYRQWSSSRNEPDRYDDTTTLIHTTRRARTKPDVDRLIESELNRTKRCNRCGNLSSKKNEPPLKNSCRFDDCANIPIKGPIGDESENHEQTFCGRCNVRYNSKDPCGATDIPSPLYTMKSRRSREVKSPTIYEVPEQSQDKLSTDYPRSLSRYQRKLTDAYTEKLKRSLHTSHGTARTSFRHVE
- the LOC126873603 gene encoding uncharacterized protein LOC126873603 isoform X4, encoding MGIFLRNPESTTNYYSSSTSYKPQKSHVCSSLTYPKNTSVHSTDAPHIRTHSKPNRDKHSSSYSSKFSSKGKTHYDDELGDIDKLKFTDEGLGNLIEDHIVEDVEEELTEDDREVPAEFLDKDYEEQEADDEIDDESDGSPQTHRSPRGGKTEALLRQQRWGNVEQQPDTRKLRYQQHVAMIHNHPSSPRYYRNVAEHEVPEPLSEEDFVRTSLKSPPRRQPANYRQWSSSRNEPDRYDDTTTLIHTTRRARTKPDVDRLIESELNRTKRCNRCGNLSSKKNEPPLKNSCRFDDCANIPIKGPIGDESENHEQTFCGRCNVRYNSKDPCGATDIPSPLYTMKSRRSREVKSPTIYEVPEQSQDKLSTDYPRSLSRYQRKLTDAYTEKLKRSLHTSHGTARTSFRHVE
- the LOC126873603 gene encoding uncharacterized protein LOC126873603 isoform X1, translating into MSSLIFRLVFMVIVQQYSILYRINEIVCRCTITQGQRILFLKRFKHNFRQKLGKHFLMGIFLRNPESTTNYYSSSTSYKPQKSHVCSSLTYPKNTSVHSTDAPHIRTHSKPNRDKHSSSYSSKFSSKGKTHYDDELGDIDKLKFTDEGLGNLIEDHIVEDVEEELTEDDREVPAEFLDKDYEEQEADDEIDDESDGSPQTHRSPRGGKTEALLRQQRWGNVEQQPDTRKLRYQQHVAMIHNHPSSPRYYRNVAEHEVPEPLSEEDFVRTSLKSPPRRQPANYRQWSSSRNEPDRYDDTTTLIHTTRRARTKPDVDRLIESELNRTKRCNRCGNLSSKKNEPPLKNSCRFDDCANIPIKGPIGDESENHEQTFCGRCNVRYNSKDPCGATDIPSPLYTMKSRRSREVKSPTIYEVPEQSQDKLSTDYPRSLSRYQRKLTDAYTEKLKRSLHTSHGTARTSFRHVE